In Candidatus Korarchaeota archaeon NZ13-K, a single genomic region encodes these proteins:
- a CDS encoding prephenate dehydratase: MLRFPPEVSRLPADLPKNLGFRHSPSISAVGVEINLPHIRLAADINAVQFYWNCNVFQSDFKGGPVRVAIQGERGSYSEEAVIQYFSEKYELISKEYLEDVFNAVKCGEADYGVIPVENSSTGSIRKSLDLLLTEDVRVIGEVKVKVSHALLGVKGAKLSDIERVYSHPEAISQCESFLRRNKWVVIPSPDTAGAARFVAEANDRRLAAVASERAASIYGLEVIARDIQDIPVNITRFFVISLSDEVSEDADTTAAFFATRHVPGALWRALGAFAKRGINLLWLESRPIKGEPWNYSFYVEFEGSISDDSVREAIRELGELSLWVKVLGSYKRMALE; encoded by the coding sequence ATGCTCCGATTCCCTCCGGAGGTATCAAGGCTCCCCGCCGACCTCCCGAAGAATCTTGGATTCAGGCATTCACCCTCAATTTCCGCGGTGGGGGTGGAGATAAACCTGCCCCATATTCGCCTGGCAGCAGATATCAACGCAGTGCAGTTCTACTGGAACTGCAATGTTTTTCAAAGCGATTTCAAGGGGGGACCCGTGAGGGTCGCGATTCAGGGGGAGAGGGGATCCTACAGCGAGGAGGCCGTTATTCAGTACTTCTCCGAAAAATACGAGCTGATCAGCAAGGAATACCTCGAGGATGTTTTCAATGCAGTTAAATGTGGTGAGGCTGATTACGGTGTGATACCCGTTGAGAACTCCTCGACCGGTAGCATAAGGAAATCCCTAGACCTGCTACTCACCGAGGACGTGAGGGTAATCGGGGAGGTGAAGGTTAAGGTTTCTCATGCCCTTCTCGGCGTGAAAGGGGCGAAGTTAAGCGATATAGAGCGGGTATATTCTCATCCTGAGGCTATATCTCAGTGCGAGAGCTTCTTGAGGAGGAACAAGTGGGTTGTCATCCCCAGCCCAGATACCGCTGGCGCCGCGAGGTTCGTGGCCGAGGCCAATGATAGGAGGCTGGCCGCGGTGGCCAGCGAAAGGGCTGCTTCAATATACGGATTGGAGGTGATAGCCAGGGACATCCAAGACATCCCGGTGAACATAACTAGGTTCTTCGTGATCTCCTTGAGCGATGAGGTGAGCGAGGATGCTGATACGACGGCCGCCTTTTTCGCGACTAGGCACGTTCCCGGCGCGCTCTGGCGCGCATTGGGCGCGTTCGCCAAGAGAGGCATAAACCTGCTCTGGCTTGAATCCAGGCCGATCAAAGGCGAACCATGGAACTACTCGTTCTACGTCGAGTTCGAGGGATCAATCTCGGATGATTCCGTGAGAGAGGCTATTCGAGAGCTCGGAGAGCTGAGCCTCTGGGTGAAGGTGCTGGGAAGTTACAAGAGGATGGCATTAGAGTAA
- a CDS encoding DUF367 family protein: protein MRVYVLRLEQDDPRRATGAKLLRLKLAERYRPSRGSIVLNPLSMRYLCPRDRSLARAVVAVDASWRRIGEVRWPPGIQRRLPFLVAANPVNYGVPEYLSTVEAIASALIILGYEELALKLLYPFNWGAEFLRLNEERLRAYASSKDEEEVRALSERFRREILL from the coding sequence ATCAGGGTCTACGTGCTGAGGCTGGAGCAGGATGATCCCAGGAGGGCAACGGGAGCAAAACTCCTCAGGCTGAAGTTAGCGGAGAGATACAGGCCCTCCAGAGGATCCATAGTGCTGAACCCTCTCTCCATGAGGTACCTGTGCCCAAGGGACAGGAGCCTTGCTAGGGCCGTTGTGGCGGTGGATGCCTCTTGGAGGAGGATAGGTGAAGTTAGGTGGCCTCCTGGCATTCAGAGGAGACTTCCATTTCTCGTAGCTGCGAATCCAGTAAATTACGGTGTTCCTGAGTACCTATCAACGGTCGAGGCCATCGCCTCGGCATTGATTATACTAGGATATGAGGAGCTCGCGCTCAAGCTGCTCTACCCGTTCAACTGGGGGGCCGAGTTCCTCAGGTTGAATGAGGAAAGGCTAAGGGCTTATGCCAGCTCGAAGGATGAAGAGGAGGTCAGAGCCCTGAGTGAGAGGTTCAGGAGGGAGATCTTACTCTAA
- a CDS encoding Lrp/AsnC family transcriptional regulator, translated as MLEAFIAVSVRPSSTTDLKRSFSANEKIKEVFYVTGEFDFLMKVEAANTFELAKIIEGLRSQEGVENTVTFIVLEKLK; from the coding sequence ATAGCCGTCAGTGTTAGACCCTCCAGCACCACCGATCTTAAGAGATCATTCTCGGCCAATGAAAAGATAAAGGAGGTGTTTTACGTAACCGGGGAGTTTGATTTTCTGATGAAAGTGGAAGCAGCCAACACGTTCGAGCTGGCTAAGATAATAGAGGGCCTCAGGAGCCAGGAGGGTGTCGAGAACACGGTAACTTTCATAGTGCTGGAGAAGTTGAAGTGA